ACCGGAAAGACCGCAGCATTCGGTATTCCGGCCCTTGAATGTGTTGACCTGTCCTCGAAACAGACACAGGTAATTGTGCTCTCCCCGACCCGTGAACTTGCAATCCAGACGGCTGAAGAGTTTAACCGGCTTTCAAGATACCTGAAGAAGATTCATGTCCTTCCGGTTTATGGTGGCCAGCCTATTGAACGGCAGTTCCGGGCGCTGAAGGCCGGTGTGCAGATCGTGGTCGGCACTCCCGGACGTGTGCTGGATCATATCGACCGTGGAACGCTCTCTCTTGACACGATTAAGATGGTGGTTCTGGATGAGGCTGACCAGATGCTGGATATGGGATTCAGGGAGGATATTGAAAAAATTCTTGCCGAGACTCCCGATGAACGCCAGACAGTGCTTTTCTCAGCAACTATGCCGAAGCCAATCAAGGAGATTTCACGTCGGTTCCAGAATAAACCGGAGTTTGTACGTGTACAGCACCGTGAACTGACCGTCCCCCAGATTGAGCAGTTGTACCTTGAAGTCCGCAACCGGGAGAAAATTGAGGTTCTTTCCCGTATCCTTGAGATGTATGATCCAGAACTCTCACTGGTATTCTGCAACACCAAGCGTGCGGTTGATGAACTGACAACCCAGCTGCAGACACGCGGGTACTTCTCTGAAGGGCTCCACGGCGATATGAAACAGTCACAGCGTGACCGCGTGATGGCAAAGTTCCGCAAGGGGGCAATTGATGTCCTTATTGCAACCGATGTTGCAGCACGTGGTATTGATGTGGACGATGTGGATCTTGTTATCAACTTTGATGTTCCGCAGGATGTGGAATATTATGTGCACCGTATCGGACGCACGGCACGGGCAGGACGACAGGGGCGTTCCATTACCTTTGTCGGTCCAAAGGAGATCTACAAACTCCGGACGATCCAGAAGTATGCCCACATCAAGATTTCCGCCATCCCGCTCCCAACCGCCAGAGATGTTGAACGGACGCGTATGCGAAACCTCGTGGAGAAGATCAAGGAGATGGCAGACGATGGTGACAACGACAAGTATGTTGAGATCGTTGAGCAGATCATGGTCGACGGCTACACTTCGCTTGATATTGCCGCAGCCCTCTTAAAGATGAAACTGGATACCGGTAACGACACTGATGATGAAGTGGTCATTTCAGCAGACGGGTCGGGTCACTCCGGCATTGTTCAGCTCTGCATCAATCTAGGCAGGGAAGACCGCATCCGGCCGAAAGACATTGTCGGGGCCATCACCGGGGAAACCGGCATTACCGGTAAAGAAATCGGTGCTATCAGCATCTATGACACCTACTCCCATGTGGAGGTTCCGCAGGAGAAGGCAAAGCAGGTTGTTGAGGGTATGGCAGGGAAGTCCATCGGCGGTGTAAAGCTTGTCAATGGGAAAGCCATTGGCTATGACTGTCCGAAGGGTGGAAAATCCCGGAAAACCCGATATTAATCATTTTTTATGCCCACTGGAATCCCCGGCAGGCCTGGAATTCGTTCTTTTGATCGTTTGATCGTGTCATCCGGATACTGATGTTTTTTGTAATGGTATTTGTGTAGTGATAGCCGCTCTGTGTTGGTTATTTTTTCTGTGTAGCGATGCCCCCACAGGAACCTACATTGCCTCCACCTGACGGAAGCGGAATATTATGCGCCAGTCCTGTTGTTCACGCAGGGTAACCTCGTTCATCTCCTCGAGAAATTCACAAAGGTCTTTCATATCTTTTGCATGCTGAACCTGATTCCTGATGGCGGTGAGATGACGAACGGTGTGTGCATAGCGTTCGGCATTGCGCTGGTATTCCCGCTGCAGTCGGAGTGCGGCAATGGCTGAACCGGCGGCGGGGAGCGTGATGGTAAAGAAGGCCAGAAGCATCGGCACCCGGAACGGGTATTCTGTTTCCCAGTGCCCAATGCCGGTTGCATGTATCACTGCGAGAATAAGGGTGATGAAAAAGATCGCGACGCCGGCACGGGTCAGGAGTGCATACGTACGCCGTGCAGACGCACCCGCCTGTTCATAGAACGCGAGACGGTTTGTGATCCATGCCGATCGGAAGAACTTCTTAATAGGTACATAGGGGATGTCCAGGCGGCAGTAATGGATGGGCCGCGATTCCATAATATCTTCAAATGCCATCACCATCCAGTCATTTGGGCGGTGTGCGAGGCTCATGTGGGGGGGAGCGTCCGGTTTTTCACACTGGATGCAGATGATGCAGAGGAAGAATGCCGCACGCAGGCGTTCTGCGAGGAAGTTGTAATCAATCCACCGCCGGTGAAAATCCCCGTGGCGTGTTGCGTACATGAGGAGAATGATAAGGGAGATCTCAAACACCTCCACCCACACCAGCCACGGCATCTCCGGCAGAAAGAGGGTCTGGAATGTGATTGTGGCAACTGCAAGGGCGGCGAGAAGGGTCACCGCTGTGCCCGTCCATTTATGGAGACGCTGGTATTTTTTTACCAGAAGACGTGTCCGGGTAAAATACGGGAGCAACGATCCGTAGATCGGTTCCAGTATGTTGTCATCGAGTTGTGCCTTCTCCGCCTCATCACGCAGTGTTGTGAGATAGCGCCGGTAGGTGGCGGTATAGTGTGAATTTTTCACGTCCTCTTTATTATACTGATTAAGCTGGGAATAGGAATCAAATATCATATCGTCATGGGCCCTTTCATATTGTCTCCCATTCACCGGATTGACTGCAATGATGGTCCGCCCCTTGTTTCGGGCAAGATCAAAGACGCTCCCCGGCCGATAGAGTGCCACTCCGGGTTCCCATTCCCCAATGAGGAGCACCAGCGTGCAGTCTTCAACAATTGCATCGTGAACCGGGTTGTATCCGGGTGTTGCATCTTCTTCATGAACGGTTTGGATGACATGGTCTATGTCCCCCTCGAACGGACAATGGCCCTCATCCGGTTTTCCCTCCCCACAACGGATGAGCACAATATCAGGGTGCGGGATGGATTCCCAGATGCTGTCTGCGAGCAGGGCCTCAAGGATGATGTGCTCCGGTCCCGCCTGGTGGGGAAGAATAAACTGGTAGGTGTGTGGTGTCACGGAGAGGGTGGTTTCGAGACGCAGGAGGATTTTATTAATTGCCTCCAGCAAAGGGCCTGCCGTGAAGTGGTGCTCTGTTACAATGAGGCCTATCTGCACGATGGCTGTGAGGGGGCCCGGCGGATACATGGAGTACTCTGATGTCGCTGTGTCTGCAGGCACCTCACTGAAGGTTCTTCTCTCGGTTTCTGCTGTCATCTCTGTTTCTATCCTTCCTGTGAGCGGCAATAAAGGTTTCATGAAATATGGTGCAGGGTATTGAGGTGGACATACGGTTTGCGGTTGCATATCCATGAGATTCTGTCACTCCGGATAGGTAATCGCGTAGCCGTTTGGAGGACATCGTGGTTGATTCCGGGTAAAAGTATATCATCTGTGTCGGGAATCGGTTTATACCGTAAAGCGGCATGGTCCGGAGGAGATAATATATGAGCGGCAAAGGTGGAGGAGCAGGTGCAGGTACCGGTGGTCTGGGAGGGAATCTTATTCCCCGGACAATAGGGTTTGCGTATGCAATTATAGGGGTGATCGCACTTGCGATACTCTGGTATACCAGAAAGATAAACCGCAGGAAAGCATTTGTATTTTTACTCATTTCAACAGCACTGGGTTTCTTAATATTCGCCCCGGTTGCGCCCCATAATTTCCAGCAACTGCTCCTGCGCGATGTTTCGGCACTGGGCGCCTCCCTGGAGGTGGCGGCGGCAGGGATGACTTTGCTTCTTGCCCTTTCCCTCGTATTTGGACGGATATTCTGCGGACATATCTGCCCGGCAGGTGCTGTACAGGAACTTGCCTCCCTTGTACCCCTGCCAAAATTCGGGAAGAACTGGAAGCAGGCAACTCTTGGTATCCGGGCGGTAGTCTTTGTTATTATCCTTGCAGCTGCATTCGGCTGGTCTGTCGGCATTATTGATTATTTTGGCCTGAAAGAGTTCTTCTCACTGGATGTGGTATCTGTTCTCTTTTATGTCTTTCTCGGGGTGCTGCTCCTTTCAATGGTGGTTTACCGGCCGTTCTGCCGGTTCATCTGCCCGTATGGGCTGCTTCTCTCCTTAACTGCGGCAGTGAGCGCCTTTAAGTTCAGGCGGACGGAGAAATGCATTGAATGCGGATGCTGCGAACGGGTATGTCCTACGAATGAGGCAAAAGTGGGTGACCGGAAATCAGAATGTTATATGTGCGGCAGGTGTGTTGAGGTCTGTCCGGTGGAAGGCGCCCTTGTCTACCGGCGTGCAACGGGCCGGTGGTCTGCTGTAGGCGTCTCTGATGAAAAGGGGGCCGATACGATTTCCCCACCCGGATGTGCCACTGAATCCGAAGGGTGAATTCCTCTTTTTATCTTATTTTAGGCCCGGTTCTGAGGTTTAGAATCCGGATGAATGGAAATGATGCAGATTTGTCCTGCAGCAGATCTGTTTTAGGCAGGTTATCTGGGGTCACGCACATTATGCGCTCTTCAATATTATGGCATCTGCAGCGAGTGCAGCGGTTGAAAAGGCTGCCTGCAGGTTATATCCGCCGGTGTCGCCGTCAATATCCAGCACCTCCCCGATACAGTAGAGGCCGGGCACGTCCTTTGCTTCCATGGTCTTCTGCCGGATGGCATCCCGTGCCACCCCGCCCCGTGTCGCCATCGCGGTTGCATACCCTTCTGTCCCTGCAACCGTGAGCGGACAGTCTGTCAGGTAGCTGATCAGCATATTTCGTTTAGGTTTGGTGAGGTGGGCGCAGGTGGCATCATGTGCAATGCCCGCGAGATTAAGGAGGCGAAGAATAAACCGTGCGGGGATCTCTGTTTTGGCAAGAACCGTCTTCACCTGCCGGTTTTTTCCTTCTGCTATGATTTCAGTGATATGTTTCCTGGCTTCGGTTTCATCCGTACCTGCCGCAAATCCCGCATGCAGACAGTCTCCGTCCCGCACATACCGGGAGATGTGCAGAGCACCGGGCCCGGAGATGCCATTCGTCGTGAGAATGATGTCGCCTCTCACCTCCCGGATCTTCCTATCGTCCCGGTAGAGCGAGAGCAGGACGTCGTCAAATGATATGCCGGTTAACCCACGGAAGGGATAGTCCCGGATAATCACAGCAGCGAGTGCCGGGCCCGTCTCGGTGATGGGGAGTCCCAGCCTGCCGGCGAGTGTATACCCGTCACCCGCTGACCCGGTCGTGGGGTATGAGGCTCCCCCGGTTGCAATCACGATGTTTTCTGTGGTGTAACAGCCATCAGCGGTTCTGACAGAGAAGTAGCCGTCTGTATGTTCAACTGACTGCACCGCCTCTACGCATCTGATTTCAACGCCGGTCCGAAAACATTCTGCAAGAAGGACCGAGAGGACATCCTTTGCAGTTCCTGTTTCCGGAAAATATTTGCCGTTTTCATCGGCGGTGAAGATGATTCCCCGTTCCCGGAAAAATTCCAGCAGGTCAGTGTTTTTGAAGTTCATCAGGGCGGGCCGCAAAAATTTCCCTCCGTCCCCGTAATGCGAAAGGAATTCAGCCATTCTCCCGGTGTGGGTGAGGTTGCATTTGCCGGCGCCGGTGATACAGAGTTTTCTCCCGCAGGAGGGCATCTTTTCGAGAACCAGTATGCGCCGGTTGTCTCCGGCAGAACGGCAGGCGCAGAAGAGTCCTGCAGGGCCTCCGCCGATGATTATCGCGGTATACCGGGTATCTGTGTTTGCCAGATCTCTGCCGGAAAGTATTGTTTTGTCTGACATGTCCTGTGTGAGAGTATCATTTGTGTTCATGCGGTATCACCCTTGGGAATCCTTACCGTATGACGAAAGCCGGACTGTTTTGGTTTCCTTACTCCTCAGAGGGTCCATTCCTGAAGGATGCATGTTTCCTCGCTGTTGCAGTAAACAGTTCATCACAGACTGCCGGGAAGTCCCGGGAGATTACATGCACCCCAACTTCTGTGATCCCTCCCGGTGTCGCCACCCGGCTGATGAGATCTGCAGAAGATGTATGAGGAACTTCCAGAAGGGCGCCTGTTCCGATAAACGTCTCGCGGGCAAGATGTTCTGCCTCATTTGAGGGGATGCCGGTCATCCGGGTGGCGGCAGCGGCAAATTCACGAACCATTGCTGCAAAAAATGCCGGAGCACAACTGGTGAGGGTGGTATACGCTTCCATTTCCGATTCTGTGATCACAACCGGTGTTCCGATAGCCCCGAAGAGGGAAAGTACCTTTTCGCGATCAGCCGGTGCAGTGTCCTCTGAAAATACGATGAGTGAGACACCTTTGAGCTGTTCAGAAGTGACAGAGGGTATCACCCGGACAACACGGGCCGGGGTATGTGCTTCGAGTTCGCTGACAGGTACATCTGATGCGACCGAGATGAGGAGTTTGTTACTTGTCAGTTGTTCCGTTATTTCCTGCATGACCGGCACGACATCCGGTTGCCTGACACAGAGAATAATGATGTCAGCATTCGCGGCAAGGGCACGGTTGTTTGCTGCCTCCTGAATTCCTGTTTCAGCTGCAATTGCGATGCGTGCCTCCGGTGTCCGGTTTGCGGCAGATATCTGCCGGGGAACCGCTGCTCCGCCCCTGATAAATGATCGGATAAGCATACTCCCCATGCTTCCCGTTCCGATGATCCCGATGCGTCTGTCCATGCGATATTTCACACCCTAGTATTCTCTCTTTTTTGGTTTAATGGTGGTCTGCTATTGAATGGGCGGGCATCCCGTGTGAATCTGTCAGCCATTCAAACAGCTATTTCTTCAGCCAGCGGCTGTCGGGCGTTACATGGTTGATACTGATGGCAGAATTCCGGATATCGCGTGGCCCGTCAGACAAGGGATCTGATGAAGAACAGAGGATGCCGGTCTCCGTTATTGAGGGGGAATTTGCTCCTCGTCCGCCTGACGGACTATTTCCGTTCGTAGTGATACGCCCCTCCCGATAAAAAAAGGGTTCTGGCGCACACGGAAAGACGCTTTTTCGCAGATGCGCTTGCAACCTTTATGGGTACACACCCTTTGGGACAAAACCCGGGGTCCCTGATATATCCGGGATGATGTCTGCATGTATCCGGATCAGGAATAGAGGCAGGCGTATCATCCTGGGAGCCGTTGTGGTACTACCTCTGTAATCTCTGCCCTGTTTATACCGCGACGAATCAAAAGGGATGCATCACACTTCTGATCTGTTGGAGACACCGGTCATTTGCTGGTGGCACAGGATAATTGTTTTTCTCTGGTTCTGTCTGGTGAGAAAAACAAAAAAAATTGGATGAAAATTGATAGCCATTTTCTTTCCAGGAAGAACATTTTGTCGATCAGAAACACCTGCACCATATTGTTAATACATTCTTAGTGGGTAATGGTGTCAGTAAAGTCTCTGACCATAATAATAATGATTAATCGTGATATATAGTGCTATGCATGGCAACATTGCAGTACATTTTTCATCGCAATAAAATATTCATAAACTCCTCTGTTACTGTTTTACCGACCGGCGGCTCCAATTTCGTGGATGATAATCAAACGCCACTGGGTGCCATGTATTCCTATTGTCGTCCAGTAGGCCTCTTTCTGCACGATTCCGCCAAAGCCGGTTTCATAGAATGTATAGGTGTCATATCCTGACCAGTTGCCGGCATAGTGATGGGCAAAGTCCTGAATTTCCGGGAAATCTTCATAGAGGGATTCGTTGAAGGTTTCTTTGCCGATCTCCGCCGTGTCTGCGTCATAGAGGATGCGCCCGTCCGTCTGGGCTGCCATGATGGAATACGGGGTGCCTTCCACCGCAGGGACAGCATATCTGCCGATGATTTCATCTGGTGCAAATGAGAGACTCACCAGTCCCGTGAGGCATTCTTCTTCTGTGAAGACAGGATATTCAATGACAGATGCATGTCCCCCCTGTTCAAGAGGAAACAGATCGCTCATCAGGGCCTGTTTCGTTGCAAAGAGCGTCTCAACCACGCTCTGGTTTCCGAGATTCTTTCCGATGAGTATATCGGTTTGTGTTGCGGGAACGCCGGAGAGGACCGTCCCGTCTCTGTCCACAGTGATCACGGTTTTACCGGCAGGGTCAGCATAGAGGAGTGTTGTCAGGGGCTCGTGGTAGTATGCATGCCCGGAATCAAGGCCTGTTTCAGAGAGTGCGGCTGCTGTTTCTGCTGTTGTTTTATCCAGTGCCAGAAGCTGTGTGTTGATATCACCCTGCAGTGTGCCGAGTATCCGGAGCATTTCGGTGTGTGCTACTGTCTCATCGGGAACCAGGTCTGCTGACGTATCCGTCGCAACGCATCCTGCAGAAAGGATGACTGCACAGACAAACGCTATTGCGATGAGTGCAGGAACATATCTCCGAATATCGGGTGTAATTGATCCCATATCTTCTGTCACACAGAACTGTTACGGGAAAAAGTGATTTATTCCTTTGCCATAATTTCACTACCCGAACCAGCAAATTCATCTCTCTTGAACGAGATGGCTATATATGGCATCTCCCCTGTTAGCGTTGATATTATCATTCTTTATTCCTGGTCTGGGACAGTTTTATACCGGACAGTTTCTCAAAGCAGTCCTGCTCTTTGTTGCAGCAGGTGTCCTGGCATTCTTTTGGTTCACCCTTATTGCCATCCCGCTGTATCTCGTTGTCTGGATATACAGTATGTATGACGCGTATACACAAGCGGCAAATGAGTGAGGAAATGATTACAATTCCCTAATAATTACCGTTTTTTCCACTCATATATGCCTCCGTGATATCCGGAATTGATGAACCGGATATATGATTACGGGAGGGGAACAGAGGGCTCCTCTCGTATTTCCCCTTCTTCTTTTCTGATTTTATCCTCGCTGAGGCACGTGTGTATCATCTCCCGCAGACGATAGAGGGTCTGCGTCTCTGCATATCCGCTCCCCTGCCATCGAATGACACCACCCGCGTCAATGAGGTACACGTATGCGAGTGAATGGTCCTGTATTTCAAGGGGTCCTGTCAGTTCAGATGCGCTGCTATAGATGGTCATCACATAGTCGTGGTTTGCAGCCGGGATGCCTGAACGCATGCCGCTGTCAATCATTTTTCGCATCGGCCTCCAGATAGCTGATGTGATCACGGGAATTTCATAGATGGCGATGTTTTCTGCGTCATGAAATTCCTCCTTTATGGGGTTCACCCAGGAATCAATCATATCCTGTGCTTCCCGAACAAATGCCACGACAATGAGTGCTGGTGCACCTCTTGCTGCATCAGGGAGTGTTTTTTTCTTTCCGGACAGTGTTTCTGCGGTAATTTCCGGAAACCGGAATCCTGTCACCATGGGGGGTGAATAGTTTTTCTGTATGATGAATCTGTCGGGTATCCCGTGTATCGGCGGGTATGGTGGATATTGTGCTGCATAATCTGTTGGACTTGCAGGGGGCCGTGCCCTCTTCTCCGAAATAGGCAAAAATTGTGGGTATCGGGGGTGTGGCTGTCTCTGCCGGAATTGCTGTAGCGTCCGGGTTGATGTTTTGAAAAGGAAATAACAGAAAAAAATACTATTCAGCCGGATATCTCCTGTAGTTCCTCCAGCCTCTCCTTCACGGCTTTCACATGGCCGGTCACCCGTACCCGTGGCCAGACTTCACGGATGGTGGCATCCGGTCCGATGATATAGGTCGTTCGCACTATCCCCGGTATCTCCCGTCCAAGTATTCGTTTGGGCTGCCATGCATGGTACTCTTCAATGACTCTGTGGGATTCATCGGAGAGAAGTATGATCTTCAGACCATGGGTGCCGGCGAACTTTGCATGACTTGTGCACGAATCTGCACTGATTCCGATTATTTCTGCGTTGAGGTGGGAAAATGCAGTAAGTTCCTCATTGAACCCCTTTGCCTCTGTCGTGCATCCGGGTGTATTGTCCCTTGGGTAAAAATAGAGGATGACCCATTTCCCGGCGAAGGCGTTCAGACAGATTTCAGTATTGTCCTTGTCCGGAAGGCAGAATGCCGGAGCCGGACTCCCGATGGATAGTACCTCCATAATTCATCCCTGGTGGAGTAGCAGGCGCGATACTATTTATAGTATTTCTCCTGGTTCGGGTATTTCGATGGCATTGTATCCTGTTGTTTGGGGATTTTCATGGCTTGAATGGCGCAGCAGTCTTCGGAGAGAAGCGTCACTTCGGATACGCATCTCCCCGGGTGACGTTCCAAAGAAATATCTCCGGTATTCTTCAATTGATCCTGAATACAGAACGATGCCCGTATGGTTCGTTAATTTTTGATATCTCAGTTAAATTGACAATGTTGCCAATTATTTGGCCAAAATGGAGGGATATCGGGTCTAATGTCGTTAACGTCTATATAATATTAATGAAAAATACAACATGGTATGAAACTTCAGACAAGAGTTCTTGTCGTTTACCTCTGCATTGCAGTCATGGTGATTGCTCTTGTCGGAATTTTTCTCCCTGTTACTCTTAATCAGCAGAGCCTTGATACTGTCACCGGAAATACGAATCAGCAGCTTGCTCTTGTGGATTACTCTCTTTCCGGTTTTATCAGCAGCATGAAGGGCCATGTTCTTGAAATATCTCTCTATCCGGTCGTACGAAACCCGGATGATGAATCCTTCACTAATTTCCTGAATGCCGATGAAGACACCTTCGCGTATGCCGTAACGGAAGAAGAGCAGGAGATAATCACGATATTTAACAGCTTTCGTACAACGAATCAGTACGTCAATTCCGTCTATATGGGAAGGGAAAACGGAGCATTCGTCCGTTCGCACGAGCGTGCACAGCCCACGGCATATGATCCGCGGGAACGCCCGTGGTATATCCTTGCAGCACAACATCCGGATTCCGTTATCGTGACAGAACCATATTCTTCCCTTACCACGCAGGATGTGAATATCGGTGTGGTAAAAGCGCTTCTTGATGAAAACGGCACGGTATACGGGGTCGTCGGTGCTGATATCACCCTTACCAACATGACAGATTATGTCACCGGGTTTGATCCGGGATGGGGCGGCGAAATCATCATTGTCGATACTACCGGGGTCATCCTCTCCGGGCAGGACCCGTCCTATCTCTTTATGGATATCGGCGAAGTTCTTCATGAGAAGAGATCCGAATTTATGGACACCGATTCCGGCACGATCCTGCTGAACGGTAATTATCTGATCTATTATACCTCCCCTGAACTCGGGTGGAAACTGGGGATGTTCATCCCTGCCTCGGAAATTCAAAAAGAAACGAATGAAGCAATATTTACGGTCCTGACGTATCTGTTCGCAGCGCTCATTCTCCTGAGCGCATTTTCCCTGTATTATCTTCGCCGGGAGATCATCAGGCCCCTGTCGGATCTCACGGATGTCAGCAGAACGATTGCCGAAACGGGTGATCTCGATCAGGAGATTCCTCTCACGGGCACCGATGAGATCGGCGTTCTTGCCCGTTCCCTGAAAGATATGGTGGAAAGACTCCATTCGGATGAAGTAAAGCTCAATGAAGCCCTGAAGTGTGAGAGGGAGGCGCAATCGGCACTAAAAGTGGCGCATGACGAGCTTGAAGAGAAAGTCAGTGAACGGACACGCGAGCTTGCCGAAGTGAACGAACACCTGAAAGAGCTTGACCGGTTAAAATCGATGTTTATTGCCACCATGAGTCATGAACTAAGAACACCCCTGAATTCTATAATTGGGTTCTCCGGTATTCTTCTGAAAGGCTGGAGCGGCGACATCAATGAAGAACAGATAAAACAGCTGACAATTATCGATAGCAGCGCACGTCACCTGCTGGGGCTTATAAACGATGTTATCGATATCAGTAAAATAGAGGCGGGTACGATTGAATTATCTCTCTCTTCGTATGATCTGGTCCCGGTCATATCCGACGTCCTCTTATCATTCAGGGAGAGTGCAAATGAACAAAAGATTGCGTTGTATACGGACATCCCCGAAACGCTGGAGATCTTCGGAGACGAACGGAGGACAAAACAGATCCTCATCAACCTCATCGGAAATGCCTTTAAATTTACCGATGGGGGCTCTGTTACGGTTACGGCCGGAACGGATGGCGATACCGTACATATTTCAGTAACGGATACCGGCATAGGCATTCCCGAGGGGAGTGTACAGAGACTGTTCAAGCCGTTCATCCGCGTGCGCACAGAAGGAAGAATGACCGAAGGTACCGGCCTGGGGCTCTATCTTTCCCGGAAGCTTGCACGGGCTCTGGGAGGGGAGATAACCGTTGCAAGCAGTCCCGGCGAGGGAAGTGAATTCACCGTAATTCTTCCGCTGGAGAGTGAGAACATTGACAAAGATCCTGATTATTGAAGACAATCCGAATAACCTGTACCTGATTCGTTTTATCCTGAACCAGTATGATTATGAGGTAATTGAGGCAGAATCAGGAGAAGAGGGTGTCCGGAAGGCTGAAGCTGAAGTACCCGATCTCATCGTAATGGATATCCGGTTGCCGGGTATAGATGGATTCGAAGCGACACGCCTTATTCGGGAATCGGAGACAACGGCTGAAATCCCCGTAATCGCCCTGACGTCGTATGCTATGGCAGGAGACCGGGAGAGAATTCTTTCTCTCGGATGCACCGGATATATTGAAAAACCCATTGAACCCGATACCATTATTGCACAGCTCACTCACTATCTGTAATGGAGCATAGATGAAAATTCTTATCGCTGATGATAAAACGGAAAACCGGTATCTCCTGGAGTCGGCTCTCCATGCAGGCGGATATGAGGTAATTTCAGCGATAAACGGATATGAAGCACTTGAAGTCCTGCATACGACTCCGGTGGATATGATCATCACCGATATCCTGATGCCCAGAATGGATGGTTTTCAGCTGTGCCGGCTGGTAAAAGGCGATGAGAACCTGAAGAAGATCCCATTAATCTTCTACACCGCATCGTATTCGACAGCCGATGATGTGAAATTCGGCCTCGAACTGGGGGCGGAAAGGTATATCCTCAAACCTATCGACCCGGAGGAATTCCTGGATATTATCGGGGATATACTGCATGATGCCGATACGACTGTCCCTGTCAAACCGGTGATGGAGGGATATTCCGATAATCTCTATCTGCAGCAGTATTCACGAAGGGTCTTCCGTCAGCTCGAGACGAAGATTTCTGAGCTCGAAGGAATGAATGATGAGCTGACTGAATCCCAAACAGCACTCAAAGAAAGCGAAGAAAAGTTCTATACCCTCTTCAACAGTATCAGCGAATCCGTTTTTTTCCATGAGAACCGCCTGGAAAATGGAGGGAGTCGTATTATGGAGGTAAATGCTGCCTCCTGCAGGATGCTTGGGTATTCCCGTGACGAACTGGTGGATCTGGCGATTG
Above is a window of Methanogenium organophilum DNA encoding:
- a CDS encoding DEAD/DEAH box helicase, with the protein product MENFFRFSTFPISPEIIKAIEDMGFEEPTPIQVQAIPPILEGKDVTGQAQTGTGKTAAFGIPALECVDLSSKQTQVIVLSPTRELAIQTAEEFNRLSRYLKKIHVLPVYGGQPIERQFRALKAGVQIVVGTPGRVLDHIDRGTLSLDTIKMVVLDEADQMLDMGFREDIEKILAETPDERQTVLFSATMPKPIKEISRRFQNKPEFVRVQHRELTVPQIEQLYLEVRNREKIEVLSRILEMYDPELSLVFCNTKRAVDELTTQLQTRGYFSEGLHGDMKQSQRDRVMAKFRKGAIDVLIATDVAARGIDVDDVDLVINFDVPQDVEYYVHRIGRTARAGRQGRSITFVGPKEIYKLRTIQKYAHIKISAIPLPTARDVERTRMRNLVEKIKEMADDGDNDKYVEIVEQIMVDGYTSLDIAAALLKMKLDTGNDTDDEVVISADGSGHSGIVQLCINLGREDRIRPKDIVGAITGETGITGKEIGAISIYDTYSHVEVPQEKAKQVVEGMAGKSIGGVKLVNGKAIGYDCPKGGKSRKTRY
- a CDS encoding 4Fe-4S binding protein; this translates as MSGKGGGAGAGTGGLGGNLIPRTIGFAYAIIGVIALAILWYTRKINRRKAFVFLLISTALGFLIFAPVAPHNFQQLLLRDVSALGASLEVAAAGMTLLLALSLVFGRIFCGHICPAGAVQELASLVPLPKFGKNWKQATLGIRAVVFVIILAAAFGWSVGIIDYFGLKEFFSLDVVSVLFYVFLGVLLLSMVVYRPFCRFICPYGLLLSLTAAVSAFKFRRTEKCIECGCCERVCPTNEAKVGDRKSECYMCGRCVEVCPVEGALVYRRATGRWSAVGVSDEKGADTISPPGCATESEG
- a CDS encoding BaiN/RdsA family NAD(P)/FAD-dependent oxidoreductase, giving the protein MNTNDTLTQDMSDKTILSGRDLANTDTRYTAIIIGGGPAGLFCACRSAGDNRRILVLEKMPSCGRKLCITGAGKCNLTHTGRMAEFLSHYGDGGKFLRPALMNFKNTDLLEFFRERGIIFTADENGKYFPETGTAKDVLSVLLAECFRTGVEIRCVEAVQSVEHTDGYFSVRTADGCYTTENIVIATGGASYPTTGSAGDGYTLAGRLGLPITETGPALAAVIIRDYPFRGLTGISFDDVLLSLYRDDRKIREVRGDIILTTNGISGPGALHISRYVRDGDCLHAGFAAGTDETEARKHITEIIAEGKNRQVKTVLAKTEIPARFILRLLNLAGIAHDATCAHLTKPKRNMLISYLTDCPLTVAGTEGYATAMATRGGVARDAIRQKTMEAKDVPGLYCIGEVLDIDGDTGGYNLQAAFSTAALAADAIILKSA
- a CDS encoding pyrroline-5-carboxylate reductase family protein, with protein sequence MDRRIGIIGTGSMGSMLIRSFIRGGAAVPRQISAANRTPEARIAIAAETGIQEAANNRALAANADIIILCVRQPDVVPVMQEITEQLTSNKLLISVASDVPVSELEAHTPARVVRVIPSVTSEQLKGVSLIVFSEDTAPADREKVLSLFGAIGTPVVITESEMEAYTTLTSCAPAFFAAMVREFAAAATRMTGIPSNEAEHLARETFIGTGALLEVPHTSSADLISRVATPGGITEVGVHVISRDFPAVCDELFTATARKHASFRNGPSEE
- a CDS encoding DUF5683 domain-containing protein, with translation MASPLLALILSFFIPGLGQFYTGQFLKAVLLFVAAGVLAFFWFTLIAIPLYLVVWIYSMYDAYTQAANE
- a CDS encoding peroxiredoxin, which gives rise to MEVLSIGSPAPAFCLPDKDNTEICLNAFAGKWVILYFYPRDNTPGCTTEAKGFNEELTAFSHLNAEIIGISADSCTSHAKFAGTHGLKIILLSDESHRVIEEYHAWQPKRILGREIPGIVRTTYIIGPDATIREVWPRVRVTGHVKAVKERLEELQEISG